DNA from Leptolyngbya iicbica LK:
GGAAAGTAGTCTTGCTGAGCGAACTGTCGCAGCACTTGCAGCGCCATCTGAAAGCAGCCCTCGGCCAACAGCGGCTGTCGTAACTCGCTGAGTCGCCGCGAGAGCTGGCTCCACACCACAGCAAAGGTGAGGAACGTGGCAATGGACAAGCGCTTGCCTGCCTTGGGGTCGTAGGGTTGCTGGTCAAACCAGGTGACGAGGGAGAGTTGCAGCCGTTGAAGCGCGATCGCCATTTCCACCCAGGTTCGGACCTCGAGGGGAATGGGCAGCCCCTGATCCGTCACCGCCTGATTTTCTGCCAGGTCAGTCAAAATGCGCTGAATGCTGGTGGTTTCGACTTGCTTTGCCCAGTATGGCCAGGGACCTTGAGGGGTGTCGCTGCCGAAACCGATCGCCCGCTGACTCTGGTCATAAATCCAGCTAATGGTGTGCCCTTCGAGCTGTTGCCAGGTGTTGAGTCCCTGCAAGAGTCCGGTGGAGAGTTCTTGCAGCGTCGGTTCGGCAGTGGCTTCCGTCTCTAGCTGACGCAGCTGTTGGGCCAGGGTTTTGATTTCGTCGCGGGTGAGGTGATGGGGCTGATTGGGATCGATCGCTTGCAGTAGCGCATTGAGTCGGTCTTGGTCAGTGGTGCGGATTAAGGTGGCGATCGCCCCCGACAACACCGCTGTACTTTGATTTTCTTTTTGCCAGTGTGCAAACTCACTTTGCAAAGTCGTGAGGGCGCGCTGGCGGCGGGTGGCTTTTGCCTGCTTCATTTCGTCGGTTTCGCGCTCTAAAACCGCTTGCACAGCAGTTACTTCCGCCGTCAAGACTTGCTCAAAGACCTCACCCTCCCCCGGCTCAATGTCCGCTTGCAGCAGTTTTAAGACCTGCGCCTTAGAGCGAATCTGCCCTTTCATCGTCATCTTGACAATGCGTTCCAGCAATTCCCGAGCACGTGACTCTGGACTGGGGGAGGAATTGGAATCAGCCATTACGAAGCCTCACAGAAGAGCAGCAATCAAGTGCCAAATCACCAGCAGCGGCACCTGCCAATCATGTTCTGACAATTATCGGTATGGGGTTATTGTAATGACCTCTCCCGTCTGAGCACCGGTTACTCGGGAGGCGTTGGTTTAATTCATCCCCACAGAGGAGCAACCTCGCCGGGTTTAACATTCTCTAGGCGGCTTCAGAGCCCAGAACCGTTGGGTCAAGCTTGGGCATCGGAGTGGGAAACGCCTCCCAATAGCGCACGATCGCATACGCCAGGGTGGTGACGCCGATCGCGATCGCCGTCTCGTTAGCCTCAAATTTGGGGTGATGCAGGGGATGGTTGGGCGTGTTGGGGGTGCCAATGCCCAGGCGGAACATCGTGCCTGGCGCATGTTCTAGATAGACCGAAAAGTCTTCGGCCCCAAGGGAAGGTTCACTAATGATCTGCACATGGTCGTCACCACAGACGCCCCGAGCACACTGCTCCACCAGTTGCGTCAACGCCGGATCATTCATCACCGAGGGCACGCCAGGACGATAGCTGACTTCGTATTTGGCCCGAAAGGGCTGACACACGCCCGCGACGATATCGTCAATCCAGCCGGGCAACTCGCGGCGAGTATCAGGATGCAGCGATCGCACCGTGCCCGTGAGTCGCACATGATCGGCAATCACATTGGGCGCGCGTCCCCCTTGAATTTGACCAATGGTCAACACCACTGGCCGCAGGGGATTGTGGGTGCGGCTGATGGCCTGTTGCAGCGTCGTGATTACTTGAGCAGCAATCCAAATGGCGTCGATCGCTTCGTGGGGGCGGGCCCCATGCCCTGACTCGCCCACAATGTTGATTTCCAAGTCATCGGCTGCTGCCGTCAGGGCCCCGTAGCGAATGCCGATGTCGCCCCCCATCACTGAGGGATAGACGTGCACGCCAAAAATTGCCGACACCCCCGCCATGACGTCATCCCCTACCATCCACCGTGCCCCTTGGGCCGTTTCTTCTGCTGGTTGAAAGATGAAGCGCAGCGGCCCTGGCAGCGACACGCCCAGTTCCGTGAGCACCATCGCCACCCCTAGCCCGACCGTGGTGTGAATGTCGTGGCCGCAAGCGTGCATGACCCCCGGTTTTTGGGAGGCAAAGTCCACGGGGGTCTTTTCTAAAATGGGCAGGGCATCCATGTCGGTGCGCAGGGCTAAAAAATCGGCCCGTTCTCCAGTACCGGGCAGCTCGGCCATGACGCCGGTTTTGCCGATCAATTCTTGCGCTTTCAACCCGCAGGAAGACAACACCCCAGCCACATAAGCGGCCGTTTGATATTCTTGACCGCTCAGTTCAGGATGGCTGTGGAGGTGACGGCGGATTTCAATCAAACGGGGGGAAAGACGGTCGGCGATCGCGCGAATTCGGTCCAGCATGAAAAGCTCACAGTAGCGTACTCACATCTTAAAGTGACTAGCCGTGGTCAAGGCATTGGGGGCACAAATCCCAGCGATGCCAAGACGCCACGTAACTAAGGAGCAGGCGGGAAATGTCACAATAAAAACGTGACCGCGCCTAGAGGGACGATCACGTTTCCAGTGCTTGTGCAGCCAGGCGAACCTCGAAGCGACCAAAGGAGTTCTACTGACCAATTGTCACAACAGCGTTGCGCCGCTTACAGGTCGCCGCCCCGTGCTGCTAGCAGGAAGACAATTACCGGCCCAGCAATCACAATCATGGCTAGCATGGTGAGCTGTGCAATCAGCTCAAAGTTAATGCCACCGAACAAATTTGTAATGAACTCCATGGATCCTCCCAGACAACAAATTGGCCCTTGCATTGGCCTGACTGCGCTATTTTATCCGTTGTTGGGAACAGACATTTAACTAACTTTACAAAATTCTAAGGGAAGGAACCTTTGCACCGATGGCACATTGGCAATGCATTCAAGGCTGTGGCGCTTGTTGTCAGTTGAACCCCAGCGATCGCCCCGACCTCGCCGACTATCTCACGCCGGATGAACTGGCCCATTACCTCAGTCTCGTGGGGGAAGACGGCTGGTGCATCAATTACGACCACGAGCAGCGGCGCTGCAAGATTTATGAGACGCGCCCCGACTTTTGTCGCGTGCAGCCCGACACCTTTAGCCGCATGTTTGGCATCGACCCCGCCGAGCTGGATGAGTTTGCTATCGACTGCTGTGAGCAACAAATTGCCGGCGTCTACGGCAACCAAAGTGCCGAACTGGATCGCTTTATCGCCACCGTAGACCCCGACCCTGAGACGTGAATCACGGCCTCGAAGTGAAGAATACTGAGCAAATTCGTTCACGCGGCAAAAAAATTGCTCTAATACGAGTAGTTCTAGTTCACGACTTTTAAATAGTCGTTATTACAGTTTGAAATAGCGACCGTTACCTGGCCCACCACTATTATTTCTTCTCCATTTTCAATGACTTATTGCTTAGGCATTCACGTTCGGCGAGGGGTATTGCTCGCTGCCGATTCACGGACCAATGCCGGTGTCGATTACATTTCTTCCTATCGCAAACTGTTTGACTTTTCAGTGCCGGGCGATCGCGCTCTCATGCTTTGCACCTCGGGCAATCTGTCCATCACGCAGGCAGTCATGCACACGCTCGATCGCGACCTGATCACCAATTCTGAGGTGAATCTGCACGCCCTGCCGACGATGTATGACATTGCCCGCTACATCGGCACCTGCATCCGCAACCTGCAAGAAATCGATCGCCCCTGGTTGCAAAAAGACAAAATCGACTTTCAATGCAGCTTCCTCCTGGGGGGACAAATCAAAGGCGAAGCCCCCCAGCTTTACCTGATTTACAGCCAGGGCAACTGCATTCGCAGCACCCCGGAAACCCCGTTTCTGCAAATTGGCGAGACCAAATACGGCAAGCCGATTCTCGATCGCACCCTCACCTACGAGTCGAGCATCGAAGATGTCGCTAAATACGCCCTGCTCTCCATCGACTCTACGATGCGGTCAAATCTGTCCGTGGGGCCACCGATCAACATGATCATGTACCACACCGATAGCTTCCAGATTGGGCACAAGGCGCGCTTTTTTGCGGGCGATCCCTACCTGCTAAAGATGCGCAAACATTGGGAGGTCGCCCTGCGCGAGGCCGCCGCCAGTATGCCCGAGATTGAATGGAACTCCCCCGTGGTGCCGACGGGTCCCGAGCTGGGCGATATTTCTGAGCAGTAAATGCGATCGCGCTGGTTTAAGGGGCCGGGTCTCTCCTCAGAGACCCGGCCCCTTTGAGCATCTGCTGTTGCAAAGTGTGTCAAACATGCTTGTGTTGGCATTAAGCTTTGCTCGTCCGTATCTACTGTTACGGTACATAGATCAGGTAACCCAGTATGAGTGTTTCGACTGCCTTGGAGGGAATGCATGACCAGCTTGGAGACTTATGATCCTGGCGACTTTTACGATGAGCTGTTTGCGTCACCCGGTACGCCTCGTCCGGCTGCCGCCGAACTGGTCAGGCGCATCCAGTCGTTGCCGTTCGCCGAGTTGCAGCGGCGGCAAGAGGCTGCCCAAAAGATGCTCTTCAAGCTCGGCGTCACCTTCAACGTTTACAGCGACAACCAAGGCACCGAGCGCATTTTCCCCTTCGATGTAATTCCCCGGTTCGTGCCTTACAGCGAGTGGGAATGGCTGGAAAAAGGGCTCAAACAGCGGATTCACGCGCTGAATTGCTTTATCCACGACATCTATAACGATCAAAAGATCATCAACGATGGCGTGATCGCGCGAGAAGCGATCGAAACCGCGCCGGGCTTTCTGAAAGCGTGTATGGGATTGCAGCCCCCCGAGGGCATCTGGTGTCACATCACGGGCACCGACTTGGTGAAAGATCGCGATGGCAGTTGGTACGTCCTAGAAGACAATCTGCGCTGCCCGTCCGGCGTTTCCTACGTGTTGGAAAATCGCCGCATCATGAAAAGCTCGTTTCCCACCTTTTTTGATGCCCTCGATATTCAACCCGTGGATGATTACGCCAGTCAATTGCTGGAAGCCTTGCTCAACCTCGCGCCGTCAAATGTCTCCGATCCCTGTGTGGTGTTGCTGACCCCCGGCATCTACAACTCCGCCTATTTTGAGCATTCCTTTCTCGCCCAGCAAATGGGCATCGAGCTGGTGGAAGGTCGCGATTTAGTCGTGGCCGATGGCTATTTGCAAATGCGCACCACTAAAGGACTCCGCCGGGTGGATGTGATTTATCGACGCATTGACGACGATTTTCTTGATCCGCAAGCGTTTCGCCCCGATTCGATGTTGGGGGTGTCGGGCTTGATGGAGGTCTATCGGCAAGGGCGGGTGGCGATCGCCAACGCCCCCGGCACCGGCGTGGCGGACGACAAGATGATTTACGCCTACGTGCCGCAAATGATTCGCTATTACCTGGATGAAGACCAAATTTTGCACAACGTGCCGACCTACCTGTGCGAAGACCCCAAACAGCGCGAACATGTGCTCACCCATTTAGATGAACTGGTGGTGAAGGCGACGAATGCGTCCGGCGGCTACGGCATGTTGATGGGGCCTCACGCTACGGATGAAGAACGGGCCGCGTTTGCTGAAAAAATCAAAGCCGATCCCCGCAATTACATCGCTCAGCCGACTCTGAGCCTGTCTCGCGTGCCGACGCTGATTGATGGTCAGTTTGAGGGCTGCCACGTCGATCTACGACCGTTCATTTTGTATGGCAAAGATATCTATGTGAATCCGGGCGGGCTGACGCGGGTGGCCTTGCGGCGGGGCTCGCTGGTGGTGAATTCGTCCCAAGGGGGCGGCAGCAAAGATACCTGGGTGGTCAAGGAGGGCACATGCTAAGCCGAGTTGCAGATTCTATTTACTGGCTCAATCGTTATGTCGAGCGGGCGGAAAACGTCGCTCGCTTCGTTGAGGTCAATCTCAACCTGCTGCTGGATACGTCGGTTGCGGGCGTGTCTCAGCAGTGGCAGCCACTGGTCACGACGACGGGCGATCGCGACCTCTTTGAAGAACGCTATGGCGACGCCAGTGCCGAAAACGTCTTGAAGTTTTTGACCTTTGACAGCACCTATCCCAACTCGATCTTGTCTTGTGTGCAGTCCGCCCGTGAGAATGCCCGCGCAGTGCGCGAAATCATTTCTTCCGAAATGTGGGAACAGGTCAACGCTTTCTATTTGTGGATGAAGGAAGCGGCGGAGACCGATTACTCGCTGGAGCAGCTTTACAGCTTTTATCCCGAAGTGAAGATGTCGAGTCATCTCTTTGCTGGGGTGATGGAGGCGACTATGGCCCATAACGAAGGGTGGAATTTTGGCCGATTGGGACGGCTGCTGGAACGGGCCGACAAGACGGCGCGGATTTTGGATGTGAAGTATTACATCCTGCTGCCCTCGGTAAAACATGTGGGCACCCCGCTGGATGAGTTGCAATGGATTGCCCTGCTGAAATCGGCCAGTGCTTATGAGATGTATCGCAAGCGGCAGCGGCGAGTATCCCCTGAGGGCATTACCAAGTTTTTGACGCTCAATGCGGAGTTTCCTCGCTCGATTCTCTTTTGTCTGTTGCAGGCGGAGCGATCACTGCACCAAATCACGGGCACAACGATGGGCAGTTGGTGCAACAGCAGCGAGCGCACCCTGGGCCGACTCCGGTCAGAACTGGAGTACATGACGTTAGAAGAGGTGTTTGACATCGGGCTACACGAGTTTCTTGATAAGCTGCAAACGCGGCTCAATACCGTGGGTGAGCATATCTACGAAGATTTCATGGCGGTGCCGCTGGCCTCTTAGTTGAGCATTTTTGTGCGCTATCACATTTCTCACACGACTCACTATCTCTATCCCGAGCCGGTCAAGCTGGGGGCTCATACTGTGAGGTTGCGGCCCCGCAGTGATGGTAGTCAACACTTGCAGCAGTTTGCGATCGCCCTTTCTCCTGAACCCAGCAAGCGATCAGAACTGCTCGATATCGCCGGCAATACTTGCTTGCGCCTGTGGTTTGACAGCGAGGAAATTAAAGAATTGCGCATCTACACCCAAGCGGAGGTGGAGACGGTGCGCGATAACCCCTTTGACTATCTCAGTGAACCGTGGGCCATCAACGCTCCGTTTGACTATCCGCAGGCGATCGCCGCCCACCTAACCCCCTACTTACGCCCTGCGCTATCCGCCACCTTCAGTCCAGGGGTGGTGGACCTAGCCCAGTTGCTGCTGCATGAGGTGCGGGGCAATGTGGGATTGTTTCTGTCGCGGCTGACTCAGACCATTTACGAAGAGTTTCAATACTTCCATCGACCAGAGGGCGAGCCGCTGCCGGGTGGCATTACCCTGCAACAAAAGTCCGGTTCCTGTCGCGACTTTGCCGTGTTGTTTATGGAAGCTTGTCAGGCCGTGGGCCTGGCGGCCCGATTTGTCAGCGGCTACCAAGAAGGCGACGAAGAACAGCAAAGTCGAGAACTCCACGCTTGGCCTGAGATTTACATTCCCGGTGGGGGGTGGCGGGGCTTTGATCCGACCCACGGTTTGGCGGTGAGCGATCGCCACATCGCCCTCGCCGCTGCGGCCCATCCCCAAAATGCGGCTCCCGTCGCGGGCATCCTGCAACCCGGCTATTTTGGGCAATCAACCCTCAAATATCAGATTCAGATGCAACGATCGTTCCGCTGAGGTGCCCCAGCGGCTGGACTGATCAATATGCCCCCATGAGAGTCGGAGCCTACGACTGGCCCAACTCCAGAATCGCGTGATTATCGATCGGTTGATAATTTCCAGCCTCATCGATCGCACCAAACGCTTGCAACAGCGGCTGCATCTCAGCCGGAAAGTGGGGGTAATCGAAGCGGCTGTCACCATTGGAGATATCCGCCCAAAAGTCTTGTAAATCAGGCGCATAAAACTTCGCCTTTTCCGGCGGCAAATTAAACGGCGGACTCATGAGAAAGCGCATCATGAACTGTTGGGAGCGATCGCGCATCCACTGCCGCGACGTGATCTGCAAATCGGGCCAGTCAGGGACTGCCTGCACGCGCTGACTCTCAACCGCCAACTGCCACTGTCCCAAGGGTTGCGGCGTCAGAGTCAACAGCCGATAGGGATGCGGATAGCTGACCAACGACCCCGTCGTCACTTCCCACAAGTTCCCCTCTTGCGCAATATCCTGCACGTGCAGATGCCCGGTCAATAGGAGATTGACGTTGCCCTGCCGTAAACGTCGGATGAGCTCGTCACGATTTTGGGTAATGTAGCGCCGTCCCATGGGATGCCGCGATTGGCCGGGCAAATGCTCCAGCACATTGTGATGAATGGTGACCATTACCCAGTCACCCCGCAACCGTTCTAACGTGGCCGACAGCCAATCTAGTTGTTCGGCATCGACAAACCCAGAAAACAGTTGCTGCCCAGTCTCATCAAAGGCGATCGAATTCAGACCGATGAGATGCATTCCCGGCAGCAACTCTTGGTGGTAATAAGGGCGATCGCGGACGTAACCCAAATCGCCATAAATCTGGGGAAAGTCTGTTAAGCCAATCCTGTGCTCATCGCCATCACGGGTAATGATGTCGTGATTGCCCGGCACCACAAAAGCTGGAAAGGGCAGCTGTTTGAGACGATGGACGAGCCATTCATGGTTTTCGCGCTCACCATGCTGGGTCAAATCTCCCGGCAGCAGCAAAAAGTCGAGGGGCTGAGTTTCGAGCGATCGCAAAATCTGCTCCATCGCCGGAATGCTAACTTCCACCAAATGGAAGCGATGGGGCGTGTGCACAATGGTGTGGGGTAACGCGATGTGCGGGTCGCTGATGATGGCAAAACGCAAAGAACGAACCATGATGTTGATATCTTGGCAGAACGCAAAAACTGGCTACAGCCTAGCCCAAAGCCAGCTGCAAACACCTCAACGCCAGGTGATTGTCGGTAAGTCACTGACCTGATTAGACGCTAATTTCCCATGTGCAAAATTTTTGTGTACGGCACCCTCAAACCCGACGAATCGGCCTATGACAAATACTGCGCGCCCTACGTGACGCAGACCGAGGCAGCTTTCATGCAAGGCCAGCTATTCCACTTGCCACAGGGCTATCCGGCGATGACGGCGGGCGATCGCTGGGTCACTGGAGCGTTGCTCACTTTTCACGACGAGTCAGCGATCACTCACATCGACCAGTTCGAAGACTACGATCCCTACCGCCCTGCGGAGAACAATCTTTATCAACGGCTTCTATGCCCAGTTTTTTCCCATACTCAAGAGCCACTAGGCACCGCCTGGGCTTATCTGATGTCGCCACACAAAGTGCAAGCCTTTGGCGGCATCCCTGTAGCAACAGGACTTTGGTCACGCAAACGATTTCCCTCCATCTGAGCCAGGCACATGACACCGGGTATCTCTAAAGAAATAAACCCCATGCGCAAATAAGTCGCCAGATCTGATCGGTTTGAACATTGGCTAATTCCTGAACTCATGTAAGGTGGGTAGGATGCGTTATTTCTAGCCGTATGGTGGATGCACTTTCCTGCTTTAGTTTCTTCGGCAGTTTTTTGGGGGCACTCCCCTTGTCAATCAGTTGGCCTTCGTTTATGGCCGAAGTCAACGAAGCGGAAATTGAACCGTTGGTGTTAGCAGGCGTTCTGCTGAGCCTCATCACTGTTTATCTAGCCGCCAAGGTTGGTGGCGAACTCTGCGCCCGGGTCAACCTACCGCCAGTGTTGGGCGAATTGCTGGGGGGCGTCGTTGTTGGCGTTTCGGCGTTGCATCTCATCGTCTTTCCCGAAGGAGCAGGCGAATCCGGCTCAGTGCTGATGCAGTTGGTGCAAAGCACTAGTGACCTAGAGCCAGAAGGCATCCTGTCCGTCTTTCGTGGCGAGAGCGAGGTTGTCTCGGTGCTCGCTGAACTGGGCGTCATCATTCTGCTGTTTGAGATTGGTCTCGAGTCAGACTTAAAAGAGTTGATTCGGGTGGGGCCACAAGCGGCGGTGGTCGCTGTCATCGGGGTCGTCGTTCCCTTCGCGTTGGGCACCACCGGACTCATTGCGCTATTCAACATTGCCACCGTGCCAGCCGTCTTTGCGGGAGCCGCCCTCACTGCCACCAGTATCGGTATTACCGCTAAAGTACTGGCCGAGATTCAAAAACTCAGCTCTAAAGAAGGTCAAATTATCATCGGTGCCGCCGTTCTGGACGACGTGCTCGGCATCATTGTGCTGGCGGTTGTGGCTAGCCTGGCGAAAACTGGCGAAATCGAAATCACCAACGTCGCTATTTTGATTGTTAGCGCTGCGGTGTTCTTGGTTGGCGCGATCTTTGTTGGTCGGCTGCTCAGCCCTCTATTTGTCGGGTTGGTAGACAAGATGGAAACTCGGGGTGAGCTCATTATTAGTTCCCTGATTTTCGCCTTTGTATTGTCCTACATTGCCGCCACCATCCAGTTAGAAGCGATTCTCGGCGCTTTTGCGGCAGGGTTAATTTTGGCCGAAACACCGAAGCATAAGCAATTAGAGGAGCAAATTGTTCCCATTGCGGATATGCTCGTGCCCGTCTTTTTTGTCACCGTCGGGGCTCGTACCGACGTAAGTGTGCTGAATCCCCTCGATCCGGCTAATCGCGAAGGTCTCATCATCGCGTCGTTCTTAGTCATCGTCGCAATCATCGGTAAGGTCGTGACTGGCTTTGCCGTCTTTGGTCAACCGGGCATTAATCGACTCGCGATCGGCGTGGGTATGGTGCCCCGAGGCGAGGTAGGTTTGGTTTTCGCTGGTGTCGGCTCTGCCAGTGGTGCGCTCTCGGAGTCGTTAGAGGCAGCCATCATCGTGATGGTGATTTTGACCACCTTTGTGGCACCGCCCCTATTGCGCATTGTCTTCAAAGATTCCGATAGTGTGCCGCCGGATGAAGAGGTCCAGGTAGCGACCAGCTCCTCGTCGGAGGAACAGCCGTCAGCCTCCTAAATATAATCGGGTAATCGTCCCACCCCATGCCTCGCATTTCTTCGAAGAGGGTGCATTCCTTTGTTAGGGAGCCCTAGTGATTGCAAGCTAGTACTCAACGGCACAAATAAGCATAGCCATTATGCGGTTAAGGGCTTGCCCGTATAGTTCCATTTGAAAGGCTTGGCCATGGTGTGGTTTGAAAGGCTTGGCCATGGTGCGGTTGAAGTAATCGATGAAGTCGAGAATCTTAGCCTTGAGATGAGCTTGACTGGTAAAACTGGAGCGTCGCAGCAGCTTCCGCATGAGAATGGAGAACCAGATTTCGATTTGATTGAGCCAGGAACAATGCTTCGGCGTGAAATGGACAACCAAACGGTGCTCTGGATTGGTCAAGAAAGCGTTGCGAGTGGCCATCGACTGAAGAATACCGAATTTGCCCTTTTCCCCTAATTGAATGGGCGCGGGTTCCAGGGCGGCGGTCAGCCGCACCAAAGCTTCTGATTGATGGGTATTGAGGCAGTCCATCACCAGATGAATTTTGGGGGCCTCGGCCACTGGGGCGAGCAGGGCTTGGAGATGGGCCTCTAAATCTTTCTCCGTGCGGGTGTCGCCGACGGTCGCCTGGTCAATGCGCCCGGTAGCGACATTCAAGGTGGCAATCAAGGTTTGGGTGCCATGGCGACAGTATTCAAACTCGACTCGCACACAGCGCCCCGGTTTCATCTCAATATCCGGCATCACGCGCTCTAAGGCCTGAATACCCGTCATTTCATCAAGACTATAGGTCACCTCTCCACGTCCAGAGCGCTCGGCGGCCTGTTCGTAGACCTGGCAGATGTCTTCAACTTTCCTGGCAAAGTCTGGGTCCGGGGGGGATGAAGCCAGTAACGACTCTGGTGCGGTTTCAGTTCTGCTTCGGCGAGCAAGCGACCCACATGGCGACCGCTGATACTCTCCACAATGCCTTGTTTGACCAGTTCATCGGCTAACTCTCGGGGTGTCCAATGACTCAGAGGACGTCCATATTGCTCGGGCGGTGCACAAGCTAACGCATACAACTGGGTGATCTGCTCCAAAGTAAACGTCGCGGGGGCACCCGCACGAGGGGCATCAGCCAACCGCTCTGCCACGGGCAGTTCAGATGCCTGTAGCGCCTGCCACCGTCGCCGCCAACAGCGACTCATTTGCTCCCCAATGGCCAACTCCCGCGCAATCTGACCTTGGCTTTCCCCTTCACTGGCACGGAGAATAATTTTGCCGCGCAACGCCAGTTGCTGGGGCGTACTCGGTCGCTTCACCAACTGCTCGAGTTCATGGCGTTCGGTTTCGCTCACAATGAGGGCGGGCAGGGCGCGACCAGGCATCAGACTCAGGCCTCTAAAACTGACTCCTTAAGGGTATCTGCATTTCCGCCATGCGGTACTAGGGCTCCCTATCGTTTGGGTAAGCAACTCAATTCTGCATTCCTCATCAAACCAAAATCGTTTGAATATTCGTCGACTCTCGCCCAGTCTGGTATAGCGATTTGCCTCAGATGGGAGAACAATCACATCGATTAGACAGCCATAATTCACTGTCTCGATTTGCTATGAATTATTTATTTAACACGCCATCCAGCTTTCAAAGAAGTCTGAGCAATTTGTAGAAATAAGTTCCAGTTAGCCTGACTAATCAGCAAGCAATTTAGCCACTAGCGAGGCTTATATTGAATTAAGATAACGGTCACTTAAGCAAGTCCACTGTCTTCGTATTTATACTTGCTTGTTCAATATTTTCACGGAAGTCATCAGGCCCCAACATATGTGAAATTTATACGAAGAAAATGGCTGCGCTCAGGTCTTCATGACTGCTGAATTATACGGAAACCGCTTTGATTTCCTTCAGTAAAATGTCATGATTGCAACGCAGTATTTTCTGGACTCTGATGGTGCATATCTACCAACCAAAGGTGATGTCAGGGTCAGAAAAGACAATAGCCCGTAAATATCTACCCGTGAATGTCTGCAGGATATCTAGAATCGTTCAGCGTGACTTAATCAGTGAATGACTTTCTAGAAAAGGACTCAGTAGTCGAAGTTCGGGACAAATCATTTGACCTCAGTATTATCTCAAATCTAGGCTTTACAGCTGCCTTAGTTTGAGGACATTGCTGACTCTTCTAGCTACGCTCTAGGAGAGTCAGCATGATTTGTTGATCGTTTAGTCAAGAGGCTATGCGAATTCTTCAGCGTGGGCTTTTGTCGCGCAAGCATTTTGCTGGCTATTGCTTCACAGCCGTCTTCGATTACTTTTTACTCGTCTTTTCTGCCCTGGTTTCACCGGTTCATCATCTGAAAACACCTTCAGGGAAAAACCATGAAACTAATCAGCTTAAATGACAACACGGTCAAATTTGGGCCAAGTACCTCAGAGGCAACTTTAAAGAACCTCGGTGCCGCTAGCATCACGTTTGGCAACACCACGATTTATATCGGCACTTTTCAAGAATCGAGTAACAATCAAGACCCTATTGTGACCAGTTTCACCAATGGCAGTCGTGATTGGACTCAGTATTACGACACTTCTGGCATTGACGGTCGGGGCGTGGGCTTGC
Protein-coding regions in this window:
- a CDS encoding alpha-E domain-containing protein, producing MLSRVADSIYWLNRYVERAENVARFVEVNLNLLLDTSVAGVSQQWQPLVTTTGDRDLFEERYGDASAENVLKFLTFDSTYPNSILSCVQSARENARAVREIISSEMWEQVNAFYLWMKEAAETDYSLEQLYSFYPEVKMSSHLFAGVMEATMAHNEGWNFGRLGRLLERADKTARILDVKYYILLPSVKHVGTPLDELQWIALLKSASAYEMYRKRQRRVSPEGITKFLTLNAEFPRSILFCLLQAERSLHQITGTTMGSWCNSSERTLGRLRSELEYMTLEEVFDIGLHEFLDKLQTRLNTVGEHIYEDFMAVPLAS
- the psb30 gene encoding photosystem II reaction center protein Ycf12/Psb30 → MEFITNLFGGINFELIAQLTMLAMIVIAGPVIVFLLAARGGDL
- a CDS encoding YkgJ family cysteine cluster protein, with the protein product MAHWQCIQGCGACCQLNPSDRPDLADYLTPDELAHYLSLVGEDGWCINYDHEQRRCKIYETRPDFCRVQPDTFSRMFGIDPAELDEFAIDCCEQQIAGVYGNQSAELDRFIATVDPDPET
- a CDS encoding circularly permuted type 2 ATP-grasp protein → MTSLETYDPGDFYDELFASPGTPRPAAAELVRRIQSLPFAELQRRQEAAQKMLFKLGVTFNVYSDNQGTERIFPFDVIPRFVPYSEWEWLEKGLKQRIHALNCFIHDIYNDQKIINDGVIAREAIETAPGFLKACMGLQPPEGIWCHITGTDLVKDRDGSWYVLEDNLRCPSGVSYVLENRRIMKSSFPTFFDALDIQPVDDYASQLLEALLNLAPSNVSDPCVVLLTPGIYNSAYFEHSFLAQQMGIELVEGRDLVVADGYLQMRTTKGLRRVDVIYRRIDDDFLDPQAFRPDSMLGVSGLMEVYRQGRVAIANAPGTGVADDKMIYAYVPQMIRYYLDEDQILHNVPTYLCEDPKQREHVLTHLDELVVKATNASGGYGMLMGPHATDEERAAFAEKIKADPRNYIAQPTLSLSRVPTLIDGQFEGCHVDLRPFILYGKDIYVNPGGLTRVALRRGSLVVNSSQGGGSKDTWVVKEGTC
- a CDS encoding M20 family metallopeptidase is translated as MLDRIRAIADRLSPRLIEIRRHLHSHPELSGQEYQTAAYVAGVLSSCGLKAQELIGKTGVMAELPGTGERADFLALRTDMDALPILEKTPVDFASQKPGVMHACGHDIHTTVGLGVAMVLTELGVSLPGPLRFIFQPAEETAQGARWMVGDDVMAGVSAIFGVHVYPSVMGGDIGIRYGALTAAADDLEINIVGESGHGARPHEAIDAIWIAAQVITTLQQAISRTHNPLRPVVLTIGQIQGGRAPNVIADHVRLTGTVRSLHPDTRRELPGWIDDIVAGVCQPFRAKYEVSYRPGVPSVMNDPALTQLVEQCARGVCGDDHVQIISEPSLGAEDFSVYLEHAPGTMFRLGIGTPNTPNHPLHHPKFEANETAIAIGVTTLAYAIVRYWEAFPTPMPKLDPTVLGSEAA
- a CDS encoding tetratricopeptide repeat protein produces the protein MADSNSSPSPESRARELLERIVKMTMKGQIRSKAQVLKLLQADIEPGEGEVFEQVLTAEVTAVQAVLERETDEMKQAKATRRQRALTTLQSEFAHWQKENQSTAVLSGAIATLIRTTDQDRLNALLQAIDPNQPHHLTRDEIKTLAQQLRQLETEATAEPTLQELSTGLLQGLNTWQQLEGHTISWIYDQSQRAIGFGSDTPQGPWPYWAKQVETTSIQRILTDLAENQAVTDQGLPIPLEVRTWVEMAIALQRLQLSLVTWFDQQPYDPKAGKRLSIATFLTFAVVWSQLSRRLSELRQPLLAEGCFQMALQVLRQFAQQDYFPLYGGLFTALSGEPLRTLLDYLDQPLREVPNTDTKARILTLLGYSQRALGRYDLAQQFHDRALESAREVSDQRCEIANLNHLSRTCVMQQNFAEAIAHSQRALILARQAGDRGGEANALANFGYSEISRAQEQAVEPEQIESVLTYLEQGLQLSEQVQDRPSEALCANSLGVAQVMLRHYDQAVGALEKGLHIAQAIGDVFLQGVNYSYLAIAYQNLENTQMSVFCAALSMYLLWQINSEQWHQPAGTLSILYGQLGQEAFQAALEAYRPAFLKQIGVDGYDYLPKLLAEYRESLG
- a CDS encoding proteasome-type protease codes for the protein MTYCLGIHVRRGVLLAADSRTNAGVDYISSYRKLFDFSVPGDRALMLCTSGNLSITQAVMHTLDRDLITNSEVNLHALPTMYDIARYIGTCIRNLQEIDRPWLQKDKIDFQCSFLLGGQIKGEAPQLYLIYSQGNCIRSTPETPFLQIGETKYGKPILDRTLTYESSIEDVAKYALLSIDSTMRSNLSVGPPINMIMYHTDSFQIGHKARFFAGDPYLLKMRKHWEVALREAAASMPEIEWNSPVVPTGPELGDISEQ